TTAGCGATGCTGTAATTAAATTTATTTTTTAAGGAAAGGCAAAAAAATGAGCGGTAAAGAGATTAACAGAAGAAGTTTCCTTGGCGGAGCAGGGGCCTTGGCAGCAGGTATAATGGTGAATTCAGGTGCGGCGGCGAAAGCCGCGCAGAACAGCAGTGAAGCCTCCAAGCAAACTTTTAGAATATGCCACCTAACAGATATTCATATCACCCCTCACAGAGATGCCCCCGAGACTTTCGAAAAGGCGATCAAGCGAATCAATTCATTAACGCCAAAGCCCAGTCTCATAGTTACCGGCGGAGACAATATTATGGATTCCTTCGCAACCCCTGAGAAGCAGGTGAAAAGGCAGTATAAGGTGCTTGACAGCCTAATGGCGAAAACGGATATCCCTGTAAAATACTGCCTCGGCAACCACGACCTCTGGGGCTGGAACAAATCCAAGAGCAAAACCACAGGCGAAGAGGCAAAATGGGGAGCAAAATGGGCGATTGAGCATTACGGCCTCCCGGGCGAATATTATTCGTTCAATCATTCGGGCTGGAAATTTATTATGCTCAACACAGTTAAGCCGGACCCGAACGATAAGAACGGATACATAGGCGGGATTGGAGAAAAGCAGTTTGCATGGCTTGAGAACGTGCTTGCTGGGATGCCTTCAGATATGCCTGC
This window of the Sedimentisphaera salicampi genome carries:
- a CDS encoding metallophosphoesterase family protein, which produces MSGKEINRRSFLGGAGALAAGIMVNSGAAAKAAQNSSEASKQTFRICHLTDIHITPHRDAPETFEKAIKRINSLTPKPSLIVTGGDNIMDSFATPEKQVKRQYKVLDSLMAKTDIPVKYCLGNHDLWGWNKSKSKTTGEEAKWGAKWAIEHYGLPGEYYSFNHSGWKFIMLNTVKPDPNDKNGYIGGIGEKQFAWLENVLAGMPSDMPAAIISHIPLLTVTNFELLDSGANLPRINPGWICYDGPKAAKLFKRHKNVKLCLSGHMHRRDRIDYMGVSYICDGAVSGGWWRGPHRGCEAGFGLLDLNSEGSFNHEYIEYL